The Sesamum indicum cultivar Zhongzhi No. 13 unplaced genomic scaffold, S_indicum_v1.0 scaffold00120, whole genome shotgun sequence DNA window TAGGCTAGTAGCTTCAGcttctatatgtatatatcccCCAATTTTGCAGCCATTTTTCTCCACACACAGCGCAGACAGAGAGAGATGAAGACGTTAGTGGCAGTTGTAGCAATACAGTTGATATATGCTGGTTATTTCGTGCTGACGAAGGTGGCCTTCGACGTTGGGATGAacacttttgtttttgttttctacaGACAGGCTGTTGCTTCCCTTTTCTTGGCTCCTATTGCCATCTTCTTCGAATGGTATTGCTacctactctctctctctctctctctattcttTTCCTTATATCTTTTTTCACACAGTTACATTCTCagtgtatgtatattttatgcaGGAAAACAGCTCCACGCCTTTCATTCTCTattttcatcaagattttcatGCTATCTCTTTTCGGGTAcgtctcactctctctctctctctctttatgtgtgtatgtgtgtatatatatatatacatatttctctctcacactctctctctctctttagttttattttttggtggtGAATGAATTTGCAGAATCACGATGAGCTTGGATATGGTAGGTATAGGTTTGAAGTATACATGTGCGTCTCTGGGGGCAGCAGCCACCAATACTCTTCCAGTTATTACTTTCTTTCTTGCACTTGTATTGAGGATGGAGAAGGTGAATATAAGGAGAAGGGAAGGAATGATGAAGGTGGGAGGAGTTGTTGTGTGCATAGCAGGCGCAGCCACCATAGCTTTCTACAGAGGCCCTTATTTGAAACCACTGCTGCATCATCACTTGATCAACACCCAACTCCCTTCCACCAACCCCAACACTGCTACTTGGATTCAGGGTGTCGCTCTCATCCTCCTTTCCAACTTCACTTGGGCTTTCTGGCTCCTCTTAcaggtctctctctctcttcatttattttctgtgtTTTGTTATGCTGAATGCtgatttatatcaaaataataggGGCGAGTACTAAAAGCCTATCCTTCCAAGCTGCTCTTCACAACCCTGCAGTGCTTTACCAGCACAATACAGTCCTTCCTAGTTGCTCTTATCTTTGCAAGAGATCCTGCTCAATGGAAGCTTGGCTGGAGCATAAGCCTTCTCTCTGTAGCCTACTGCGTACGTTCACTACCCTTTTGTTCATTACCATAAATTAGGAGGTCTTCTCTTAAAATtcgttataattataaataattctcttattattttaaaaaattaattataaatatcttttgaaatcaatagttatttaacaaatatatttctcaTTATTGTAAgggaatattttatttgttacaagagagtatatatttgtaatttttcaagtaacaataaattatttgtaatattgttACAATTTACGTACAGGGAATAGTGGTGACTGGTGTTGCATTTTACCTGCAAGCAATGGTGGTTGAGAAGAAAGGTCCAGTCTTCCTATCCATGACCACTCCACTCATCTTCCTCTTTACCATCATCATTTCAGCTTTCATCTTGGGAGAAATTATTAGTCTCGGAAGGTGAttgattctttatttaattccacataaatatttttttataaaaaatatattccagATCGAATCTAGTTTGATCAAACAAATGAAGCCGATTGCTATGTTGTATatggtattaattaattaggtcaGCACTTGAATAtctttagtgtaattatatatttaataatcctaATATAACTAgtacttttgaattttaataatttcatattgattggattatgaattaattttttgttgaatatgtgATAGTGTGGTGGGAGCAGTTGTACTAGTTGGAGGGCTTTATTTTGTGCTATGGGGAAAGACAAAGGAGGAAGAGAGATCAAAAATGAGACTCC harbors:
- the LOC105179074 gene encoding WAT1-related protein At5g64700, whose product is MKTLVAVVAIQLIYAGYFVLTKVAFDVGMNTFVFVFYRQAVASLFLAPIAIFFEWKTAPRLSFSIFIKIFMLSLFGITMSLDMVGIGLKYTCASLGAAATNTLPVITFFLALVLRMEKVNIRRREGMMKVGGVVVCIAGAATIAFYRGPYLKPLLHHHLINTQLPSTNPNTATWIQGVALILLSNFTWAFWLLLQGRVLKAYPSKLLFTTLQCFTSTIQSFLVALIFARDPAQWKLGWSISLLSVAYCGIVVTGVAFYLQAMVVEKKGPVFLSMTTPLIFLFTIIISAFILGEIISLGSVVGAVVLVGGLYFVLWGKTKEEERSKMRLQPNGDVEKASQLSNPHITLPSSNLK